The stretch of DNA ATGGTCGCGGCACGATTATAGCCGATTTTGAGATGCCTCTGCACAAAGCTGGTCGAGGCTTTCTGTTCGCGAACGACAAGCTGTACCGCCTGGTCATACAGGCTGCTATCATCCCCAAGAAGGTCGCCCGTGCCGCCTGCCAGCGCGTCGGTGTCTTCCTCTTCGGCAACAACCTTGTCGTTATAATCCGGTTCACCCTGCTTGCGCAGGAAATTGGCCACGGCCTCGACCTCCTTGTCGGAAACGAATGGCCCATGCACACGCATGACACGCCCGCCACCTTCCATGAACAGCATGTCACCACGACCAAGAAGCTGTTCTGCGCCCTGTTCACCAAGAATGGTCCGGCTGTCGATCCGCGAGGTAACCTGAAAACTGATACGGGTCGGGAAATTGGCCTTGATGGTGCCGGTGATGACATCAACCGACGGGCGCTGCGTTGCCATGATGACATGAATGCCCGCGGCCCGCGCCATCTGCGCCAGACGCTGAACCGCGGCTTCGATTTCCTTGCCGGCGACAAGCATCAGATCGGCCACTTCATCGATCACCACAACGATAAAGGGAAGCGGCGCCAGATCGAGTATTTCCTCTTCAAAGACAGGCTTGCCTGTCTCGGTGTCGAATCCGGTCTGCACACGCCGCGTCAGCACCTCGCCATCTGCCCGGGCCGTGGCAACGCGCTGGTTATAGCCGGCAATATTGCGAACACCGAGCTTGGCCATGTTGCGATACCGGCTTTCCATTTCCCGCACCGCCCACTTCAGCGCTGTCACCGCCTTTGACGGTTCGGTGACAACCGGACTCAGAAGATGCGGGATACCGTCATAGACCGACAGTTCAAGCATCTTTGGATCAACCAGAATCATCCGGCAGGTTTCCGGCGTATGGCGGTACAGCAGGGACAGGATCATCGCATTGATACCAACCGATTTGCCCGATCCCGTGGTTCCCGCCACCAGCAGATGCGGCATCTTCGCAAGATCAACAATCACCGGCGCGCCGGCGATATCCTTGCCAAGCGCCATCGGCAGATCACCGCCATCATCATGCCATGCGGCATGGTCGAAAATTTCCCGAAGCACCACCATCTGGCGGTCGACATTCGGCAGTTCGATACCAATCACATTCTGGCCCGGCACCACCGCAACGCGGACCGAAACCGCACTCATCGAGCGGGCGATATCATCGGCAAGCGAGATCACACGCTGCGATTTGGTTCCCGGGGCCGGCACCAGATCATGGCGTGTCACAACCGGACCATAACGGGATTCGGTAATTTCGCCCTTTACGCTGAAATCGCCGAGAACATGTTCCAGCTGCGCCGCTGTTTCCTCAAGTTCCCGTTTCGAGGGGCCGGAGGCAGCCTTGCCGGGCGCAGACAGAAGTTTGCCCGGTGGCAGACGGAAATGTCCGTCGGTATCAAGATCCAGACGCCCCTGGCCACCATCGCGGCTGGCGGCGGCACTGTCCGATGCGACGCCGGCAATCAGGGTCGGTTCTTTACGTTTGCGGGATGCCTTGCGTGGCGTCGTCTTCTTTTTTGACGGGGCGTCGGCGTCGGGTTCGGTCAGGGTAAGCGGCGGCGCGTCAGCATCATCCGCGTTGCCCTGGTCCCGGCGCATGGCGAGGCGGCGCATCACCATGCCGGCAAGACCGCGGACAGGCGCCACGATAAGGCTAAACTGTCGTGGCGACAAGGTGGCGCACCAGGCCCAGATCACCAATCCGACAATCACATAGCCGGCCCCGAGATAATGGGCGTTTGTCAGTCCGAGGAACGGTTGCAACGGTGGCAGATGCGGCAGTGTCAGACCTGTCAGGATGACGCCCGCGGCACCGCCGGACGCACTGCCATCAGCGCCGGACAGGCCGTAAAACCCCGCCGCCAGAAGCACCAGCGCGATCGGCGCCAGGCACAGCCGGACGATCGTGTGGCGTATCGGTTTCTTGCGGATCAGCCGGTAGCCCCAGCCAAGTGGCAGCAGGGTCAGAAAAAAACTGGCCGTTCCGAGGCTGATGTGCAGTCCGCCGGCGATGGTCGCGCCGAGCGGGCCAAACCAGTTTTCAATATCGCCGGTTGAAAAGGCGCTGAAGGACGGATCATACCGGCCTGGCGAAAACAGCATTGCTGTCAGGCCCACGCCAATTGCCATCAGGCAGATGCCGCCAAGCTCCATCGCCCGCCGCCGGAAAAAGGCGATCAGAGCCGGGGACAGGATCCTGCTTTTGGCCTCAGCGTCGATCATCACCTCCATCTATGCCGCACCACGGCTGTCCACATCATAGAGTGCCGCCACCCTGGCAAGACTTTCCTCGGTGCGGTCATGGTCATGGACCAGCGCCATCCGCACATAGCCAGCACCGGGATTGATCCCCTCGCTGACCTCGGCCATGAACGACCCCGGCATCGCGCGAACCGCCTGTTCCTGCATCAACCGCCTGACAAATTGTCGGTCATCGGCCACAGGAAGCCACAGAAAGAACCCTCCGGGCGGGGGCGTCACGCCTAGATGACGTGTCGCAAGGGCAAAGCTGTGGTCATAATGTGCCCGAATTGCGGCGACATGTTCGTCATCTTCATACAGATCGGCCGCTGCCAGAAGCAATGGTGTCGGCACCAGCGATCCGGTATTGGCGATGACTTTCAGATACAGCGCCATAACGTCGGCATCGCCGATCATGAAGCCGGCACGAAGCCCGGCGGCGCTGGAACGTTTTGACAGCGAATTCAGCACCACCAGATTGCGGAGCGGGTCGAGCGACGCATCACCGCCGTCTTCGGCATGAAGCGCCGCCGCCGCCTCGAGCGCGCCGGCAGGCGGCGCACCGCGCCAGATGTCGCAATAGCATTCATCCATCACCAGCAGGAAATCATGCTTGCGGGCCAGGCTGATGGCGGATTTGATCTGCGCCAAAGACATCACGCCGCCTTGCGGGTTTGTC from Alphaproteobacteria bacterium LSUCC0719 encodes:
- a CDS encoding DNA translocase FtsK, with translation MIDAEAKSRILSPALIAFFRRRAMELGGICLMAIGVGLTAMLFSPGRYDPSFSAFSTGDIENWFGPLGATIAGGLHISLGTASFFLTLLPLGWGYRLIRKKPIRHTIVRLCLAPIALVLLAAGFYGLSGADGSASGGAAGVILTGLTLPHLPPLQPFLGLTNAHYLGAGYVIVGLVIWAWCATLSPRQFSLIVAPVRGLAGMVMRRLAMRRDQGNADDADAPPLTLTEPDADAPSKKKTTPRKASRKRKEPTLIAGVASDSAAASRDGGQGRLDLDTDGHFRLPPGKLLSAPGKAASGPSKRELEETAAQLEHVLGDFSVKGEITESRYGPVVTRHDLVPAPGTKSQRVISLADDIARSMSAVSVRVAVVPGQNVIGIELPNVDRQMVVLREIFDHAAWHDDGGDLPMALGKDIAGAPVIVDLAKMPHLLVAGTTGSGKSVGINAMILSLLYRHTPETCRMILVDPKMLELSVYDGIPHLLSPVVTEPSKAVTALKWAVREMESRYRNMAKLGVRNIAGYNQRVATARADGEVLTRRVQTGFDTETGKPVFEEEILDLAPLPFIVVVIDEVADLMLVAGKEIEAAVQRLAQMARAAGIHVIMATQRPSVDVITGTIKANFPTRISFQVTSRIDSRTILGEQGAEQLLGRGDMLFMEGGGRVMRVHGPFVSDKEVEAVANFLRKQGEPDYNDKVVAEEEDTDALAGGTGDLLGDDSSLYDQAVQLVVREQKASTSFVQRHLKIGYNRAATIIEEMESNGIISAANHVGKREVLITEGDS
- a CDS encoding aminotransferase class I/II-fold pyridoxal phosphate-dependent enzyme, yielding MKLNPDYSLFDGNMFVQMRALLADLVAPAGRAVLDMSIGEPQIAAGDLLTRSMTSHNDGWQFYPKAKGHPRFTQAVDSYIGRRWPAAAGLIDLEKQMLPVPGTREPLGLIGGLVRGAKANAVALVANPYYHAWRAGALAADGDIRYLNALAETGFVPDLAAQPDDVLARTSIVYLCSPTNPQGGVMSLAQIKSAISLARKHDFLLVMDECYCDIWRGAPPAGALEAAAALHAEDGGDASLDPLRNLVVLNSLSKRSSAAGLRAGFMIGDADVMALYLKVIANTGSLVPTPLLLAAADLYEDDEHVAAIRAHYDHSFALATRHLGVTPPPGGFFLWLPVADDRQFVRRLMQEQAVRAMPGSFMAEVSEGINPGAGYVRMALVHDHDRTEESLARVAALYDVDSRGAA